TGGCAAAGTTTCCATCTTTAGAATCCGGTCCAAACATCCTCGTACATGGTACGCTAGAGAAACATACTACCGTCGTGGATATTTTACTATCGTCCGCCGGATGGGTTGGTGTGAATTTGCCTAAACACGACGAAGCAATATTTCGCGCCTGGACGCCTAGTAAAAGAGGCATATACGTTCGACAACCAGCGTTACTACCTAATGGACTAGCTTTACGAGGAAAACGAATACGGGGTTCATTAGCCTACCGGTTAGGTGAGGTGTTCAAACCCCGTTAGAGTCAAGTCATATAATAAATTTGCTGTACAGCCTATCTGTGTTGTTAACTGTAATAAcactatttaaatattttattaccaaACTTTTCTTTACATAACTCGACTGTACTATAAATATAAAGCAACCGTCTTTCAAGAGCGATGTAGTGATCCTTGGTGACTAGTGGATATAGTAGATCCAATTTGTTTAATTCTTCAAGCGTTTCGGAAAGTGCTCCTCCAGAGAATATTAATAATCTTTCCCACGTGGTGCGCCGAATGCTAGAAATAGAAATATATATGtatagtaacaaaaaaaaatcatagtaATATTGTCTCAGAATACGTACAAACAACATTGATACAACGGTGCAAGAATGTCTATATGGTCTATGTATGGATTTCCAAAACCTTTACCGTTGTCTAGCAACAATAATCGATTTTCTCGCGTTTCGTAATGGTGCCTGTCGCCGTTTTGGATAAGAAAATCGAATATAGCCGCATCGATCAGATCTAAAAGCACATCAAAGTGCAGCTGTTTTCTTATGGGTGCACAATAATTATCGTCCTTTTCCCATTCGGCCTTTAGCTGATCCTTGTACGTGCGTTGCCATGGAGATCTATACTTCAATATTTTCCCCGGAATGGTAAGCAAAACAGCTCCTTCAAGTGTTCCGGTTATTGGATCATCGCATACCGTTTCATCGCTTTTACAATAATGGCAAACACCATAGGCACACTGCTGATTGTTGATTACTGCAAGAAATGACGTATGGAATGTAATCCATAATGTGTAATTCATTGTGAATAGCATATACCTGGCATTGTTTGACGAAGATCATTGTCCGCGTATTGCAGATTATTCCGAAGGGAAATTTTCCGTCCAGCTACAATTGGTGTATATCGTAGGTTTAAAATAGCAGCTAGATGGAAGCTAACAATTTCGGAGTTATGTCTATCTTTGCCGGAATACACGGTACCGTTTATAATATCTTCTCGAGTATACCAGCTTGGCTTAAAGAGCACGAATTGCGAACCGGCAAGTTCGAGTACCAGTTTTAACTGTGTCCCTCTGCGCGAATTTTTAAGCCTGAGTATCGACTCCATCCCCATTGCATTGATGACAGTCCCAATCGATTTGTCCTTGATGGGAAATACCTCATTCAATTTGGGCCACTGAAAGTAAAGTGATGAGAAGGTTAAGAAATTCTAAATACGTACACATACTTATCAACCTGCATACCGAGTTAGCAGTTTTCCAAACGCTGGTTAAGTTGTATGGTTTTGGAAGAAAACAGCTTATAAGGTTCTGTTTTATTCCAATGTATTTaggatttttgtttcgaaacacAGGTTTCAAAACCATGACTTTTCGTATTATTGCATTTTGCACAGAACGAGACTTGGTTGATTGAGTTTTGTTAAGaatgggttttgtttcttcaactGCGTTCTCTAACGCTTCGTGCCCACCCATGTTAACACCATCCTGCGACACGGTTGATTGCAGGTTGTTAATAAAATACACATTAAGACTATAATAGACCACTAACGATAGACATAATAGAATTATGATGTGGTAAAAACTAGTTCTTATCATCtggttttcatttatttctttataaaACTAATTCAGATACTCTATGCGCCGTAAATGTGCTTCAAGTTTAATGTTTACCAACAAATCAATTGTCAAATACAGTCTCTTCCCGATGTACGCGATATTATAGTAAAGATTTGGTCACAGCTTTGTCTCACGacgaaaatgtttgattttacgGCATCGCAGCATGCATTACAAGCTGCAACTTCatttgaatttggttatttgttgATATTTGATCAAAACTGTTCTAGATGACAGTAGTGTGCAAGTCAAtatgttctttttatttcacttgaAGACTGTATTTCTATTTTATCTTTGTTGTCACGTATGAGCGATTCAGCGTATATTGGAAAATACTTTCCTCGTTTCCTCGATTTCGATAACAATTTTACAAGGCGGACATGCACCagaaaaacaacgaaattgcaccagaattcGGCTTATGCGGAAATTCGAAATACGCGGATTTTAAAAAATACGAAgtgtaaacgaaattgcaccagaattcGACTTATGGAAAAATTCGAAATACGCGGACCCGGGTCATATCCGTCCGCTACCCAGTTAGCCAAAACCCGATATCCTACTAGGACCGATATTGGACGGTCGTATAGCGGTCTTAAAGCATTACTTACAGCAATAATTATAAGACTCCgtgaaatatataaaacggGCCATAATTATAGCATATGAaccataaaattgaaatatttcatttctgtCGTGAAATTTTCAACGCAGTTTAATTTCTTGCTAAAgttcaaatgaaacaattcAACCGTTAAAATCCTTCGTTGAAATATAttctttctttattatttcttcgtCGTGTTTGTGATGAcagttcataaaaatcaacacgaaatTCTCCAAATCATTGACTCCTTCGTCCCAAGtagccagatttgcttaagcagccaatttggcaacgctaaagatcgatctttaaataggtcgtttgcagtagataatcagccttgaagttccgcgaacttttaagcaacctttaagcagccctcggccaaaacgtcaaaaaatgtgaatgcctgactatacggtggagctgttcatatttatggctttatgtttcttttttcttatttattaactatCGTTTTCTGAGATTCGAACCTAGGGGTTTTCAGAGACAGCAGAACaactactttactaattcggccatttagttttattacgtcacACCCTACAAAATGCATATATGAATGATACCAGtctgaatgaaaaaaattaacattttcgtgtacattgctttttatgttttgtctatttaggtatcaattgttatttcggatt
This window of the Anopheles moucheti chromosome X, idAnoMoucSN_F20_07, whole genome shotgun sequence genome carries:
- the LOC128306840 gene encoding glycosaminoglycan xylosylkinase homolog; the encoded protein is MIRTSFYHIIILLCLSLVVYYSLNVYFINNLQSTVSQDGVNMGGHEALENAVEETKPILNKTQSTKSRSVQNAIIRKVMVLKPVFRNKNPKYIGIKQNLISCFLPKPYNLTSVWKTANSWPKLNEVFPIKDKSIGTVINAMGMESILRLKNSRRGTQLKLVLELAGSQFVLFKPSWYTREDIINGTVYSGKDRHNSEIVSFHLAAILNLRYTPIVAGRKISLRNNLQYADNDLRQTMPVINNQQCAYGVCHYCKSDETVCDDPITGTLEGAVLLTIPGKILKYRSPWQRTYKDQLKAEWEKDDNYCAPIRKQLHFDVLLDLIDAAIFDFLIQNGDRHHYETRENRLLLLDNGKGFGNPYIDHIDILAPLYQCCFIRRTTWERLLIFSGGALSETLEELNKLDLLYPLVTKDHYIALERRLLYIYSTVELCKEKFGNKIFK